A window of Exiguobacterium sp. FSL W8-0210 contains these coding sequences:
- a CDS encoding serine/threonine protein kinase yields the protein MATVKTDAELAELIQLKETGPVCTIEHLPKELDWIGTGRSAYVFRVRGTDRVIKKFYPSFRPLAELEGGIYEQLTMFSTYARMFEYGPDYLVLEYIEGQTLFECLVSGTYIPESVLTTVDAALAEARAVGLNPSDIHLRNILLTANGARIIDVARFRQTEPCTQWDDLKKAYQYVYAKPFFPKKLSETFLNTIADVYKGRLFESIRKTG from the coding sequence GTGGCAACAGTGAAGACAGACGCTGAGTTAGCCGAGTTGATTCAGTTGAAAGAAACGGGACCGGTCTGTACGATCGAACATCTCCCAAAAGAGCTCGACTGGATCGGCACCGGTCGTAGCGCCTATGTATTCCGGGTTCGTGGCACCGACCGCGTCATCAAGAAGTTCTATCCGTCATTTCGTCCTCTCGCTGAGTTAGAAGGTGGCATTTATGAACAACTGACGATGTTTTCGACGTATGCGAGGATGTTCGAATATGGACCCGATTACCTTGTGCTCGAATACATCGAAGGACAAACGTTATTCGAATGCCTCGTCAGCGGGACCTATATTCCAGAATCCGTCTTGACGACTGTCGATGCAGCGCTAGCAGAAGCACGCGCCGTAGGTCTTAATCCATCAGATATTCATCTACGCAATATTTTATTAACGGCAAATGGAGCACGGATCATCGATGTCGCAAGGTTCCGTCAAACCGAACCGTGTACACAATGGGATGATTTGAAGAAAGCCTACCAGTATGTCTATGCAAAACCGTTCTTCCCGAAAAAACTGAGCGAGACGTTCCTCAATACGATCGCTGATGTCTATAAGGGACGCTTGTTCGAATCGATTCGAAAGACCGGTTAA
- a CDS encoding MarR family winged helix-turn-helix transcriptional regulator: MATTLEVAQRDQLIVDTEKGLRMNYRAIKKDVRSMFTTYLTRNEFFILKSLCANSPQIASALSQEFQFSASMITALADELTKKELISRERSELDRRVVELRATPKGIELYEKLESMKMDYLADVFEDFSDQELELFRSLLMKLEKTV, translated from the coding sequence ATGGCAACTACACTAGAAGTAGCACAACGCGATCAGTTGATCGTTGATACGGAAAAAGGATTACGGATGAACTACCGCGCGATCAAAAAGGACGTGCGTAGCATGTTTACGACTTACTTGACACGTAACGAGTTCTTCATCTTAAAATCACTTTGTGCGAACAGTCCCCAAATTGCTTCAGCGCTCTCGCAAGAGTTCCAATTTTCAGCAAGCATGATTACGGCTCTGGCAGACGAATTGACGAAAAAAGAGTTGATCTCACGTGAGCGAAGCGAGCTCGATCGTCGCGTCGTCGAACTGCGGGCAACACCGAAAGGCATTGAGCTTTACGAAAAACTCGAGTCGATGAAGATGGATTACCTTGCAGACGTCTTTGAGGACTTCTCGGATCAGGAACTGGAGTTGTTCCGTTCGCTCTTAATGAAGCTTGAAAAAACAGTCTAA
- a CDS encoding guanylate kinase, translating into MSGKIILLIGGSGSGKSSLIKRLRTEYAHVRFIPSVTTRPKRPTEIDGASYHFVDVKTFQQLIQEDGFIEYAHVHRAWYGTPRQAYVDVLEQDQIVIKDIDPKGAANFKRLFGDQVITIFVSVPPDLMKERLLMRGDTPEFEARLVDYEEAWKDRDHYDYMIENIDFETAYADLLEIIASYIPQA; encoded by the coding sequence ATGTCAGGTAAAATCATTCTCTTGATTGGTGGATCGGGCAGCGGAAAGTCTTCCCTAATCAAACGTCTGCGGACGGAATACGCACACGTCCGATTCATCCCGTCAGTGACGACACGACCGAAACGTCCGACGGAAATTGATGGAGCAAGCTATCACTTCGTCGACGTCAAGACGTTCCAGCAACTGATCCAAGAGGACGGGTTCATCGAATACGCCCATGTTCATCGCGCGTGGTACGGAACACCACGGCAAGCGTATGTCGATGTCCTCGAACAGGATCAAATCGTCATCAAGGACATCGATCCAAAAGGAGCAGCAAACTTTAAACGTCTGTTTGGTGACCAAGTCATCACGATCTTCGTCTCGGTCCCACCCGATTTGATGAAGGAGCGATTGTTGATGCGCGGTGATACACCGGAGTTCGAAGCGCGACTCGTCGATTACGAGGAAGCGTGGAAAGACCGCGATCACTACGATTATATGATCGAAAACATCGATTTCGAAACGGCGTATGCCGATCTGCTTGAGATCATTGCCAGCTATATTCCACAGGCATGA
- a CDS encoding GTP pyrophosphokinase produces the protein MQSQDLNTMMLEYVNDKEEYDAYADKLKMLLSELLDAAGIKYHSIVARTKDSESLYQKVLRQPNKYRSLKDVHDLTGIRIVTYFHDDVREAARIIENEFAIDRDQSVDKSTLLDTTEFGYLSVHFVASLSEQRLALSEYGRFKDYTAEIQIRSILQHAWAEIEHDLGYKNPNSVPAEVRRSFSRVAGLLEIADQEFVNIKKQLKQFEDETVQQILSDPHQVRITADNLNYFIDHSPVISELDKRLVTSQMMLDSDQQLINELIRMFHYVDIRTYGELIEAVSTHSPLALRCAKVMPNPFLPRQGIGIAYICMALTIAGEDTHRIDYFFRRFYPELRNVEEIVARVVESDDSREKY, from the coding sequence GTGCAATCACAAGATTTAAATACGATGATGCTCGAATACGTCAATGATAAGGAAGAATATGATGCCTATGCCGACAAGTTGAAGATGCTCTTGTCCGAGCTGTTGGACGCGGCAGGCATCAAATACCACTCAATCGTCGCCCGGACGAAAGACTCCGAGAGCCTGTATCAAAAGGTCTTACGGCAACCGAATAAATACCGTTCGCTCAAGGACGTCCATGACTTGACCGGGATCCGGATCGTTACCTATTTCCATGATGACGTTCGGGAAGCGGCGCGAATCATCGAGAATGAGTTTGCGATCGATCGCGATCAATCGGTCGATAAGTCGACCTTGCTCGATACGACGGAATTCGGTTACCTCTCGGTCCACTTCGTCGCGTCACTCAGTGAACAGCGGCTTGCCTTAAGCGAGTATGGACGTTTCAAGGACTATACGGCAGAGATTCAGATCCGCTCGATCCTTCAACATGCGTGGGCCGAGATCGAGCATGATCTTGGATATAAAAATCCGAACAGCGTCCCGGCAGAAGTCCGGCGTAGCTTCAGTCGGGTGGCAGGACTTCTAGAGATCGCCGATCAGGAGTTCGTCAACATCAAGAAGCAATTGAAACAATTCGAAGACGAGACGGTCCAACAAATCTTGTCTGATCCGCATCAAGTCCGGATCACAGCAGATAACTTGAATTACTTCATCGACCACTCCCCCGTCATCAGCGAACTCGACAAACGTCTCGTCACGTCACAAATGATGCTCGATTCCGATCAACAGTTGATCAACGAACTGATCCGAATGTTCCATTACGTCGATATCCGGACGTACGGTGAACTGATTGAAGCGGTCTCGACACATAGTCCGCTCGCCTTACGTTGTGCAAAGGTCATGCCGAATCCATTCCTGCCTCGTCAAGGAATCGGGATCGCCTATATCTGTATGGCATTGACGATCGCTGGTGAAGATACGCACCGCATTGACTACTTCTTCCGCCGTTTCTATCCGGAATTACGCAACGTCGAAGAAATCGTCGCCCGTGTCGTCGAGTCAGATGATTCAAGAGAAAAATATTGA
- a CDS encoding IS3 family transposase (programmed frameshift), which translates to MGKNVYSSEVKWAVVKDKLSGKLTTREIMEKYGIKNESQIKTWMRWYRSNEHYRFDQPIGKQYTYGHGPDSASEDDKRERQMSHLKMENEILKKVHGNRKRVEKEVVLKIVEFLRRKYTITAILSALNVPRASYYRWIKESVKAPSVLEKTVIELSKQTKYRNGHRKIKALLQQIYQLKANRNTVQKIMQKHHLQCRIKPKRRWKSQGERIITVPDLIKRDFTASKPNQKWVTDITYIQYGSTTKYLSTIMDLFNNEIVAYKLYEHQQTSLVIDTLKIALENRNYPEGVILHSDQGSVYTSYAFQEFVKRNHLTSSMSRRGNCWDNAVIESFHSNLKSEEFQYVKFNSLRDHEVSERVTNYLNYYNEERIQEKLGYLTPKKYGVQAA; encoded by the exons ATGGGCAAAAACGTATATTCAAGTGAAGTGAAATGGGCAGTAGTCAAAGATAAGCTGAGTGGTAAGTTAACGACGAGAGAAATCATGGAGAAGTACGGAATCAAAAATGAATCTCAAATCAAAACATGGATGAGATGGTATCGCTCTAACGAACATTATCGATTTGATCAGCCAATCGGTAAACAATATACCTATGGACATGGTCCAGATTCTGCGAGTGAGGATGACAAGAGAGAACGACAAATGTCACATCTGAAGATGGAAAATGAAATCTTAA AAAAAGTACATGGAAATCGAAAGAGAGTTGAGAAAGAAGTAGTCTTAAAAATTGTAGAGTTTCTTCGGAGAAAGTATACAATCACCGCCATTCTTAGCGCTTTGAATGTACCAAGAGCAAGCTATTACCGTTGGATTAAGGAATCTGTGAAAGCACCTTCGGTGCTCGAAAAAACCGTCATTGAACTAAGTAAACAGACGAAGTATCGGAATGGACATCGAAAAATAAAGGCATTATTACAGCAAATCTATCAGTTAAAAGCCAATCGGAATACCGTACAGAAAATCATGCAAAAACACCATCTCCAATGTCGGATCAAGCCGAAGCGAAGATGGAAGTCTCAAGGTGAGCGCATCATAACGGTACCGGATCTCATCAAGCGCGATTTCACAGCAAGTAAACCGAATCAAAAGTGGGTGACGGATATCACCTATATCCAATACGGCAGCACGACGAAATATCTTTCCACCATCATGGATCTTTTTAATAACGAAATCGTCGCATACAAGTTATACGAGCATCAACAAACGTCTCTTGTGATTGATACGTTGAAGATAGCGCTTGAGAATCGAAACTATCCCGAAGGGGTCATCCTTCATTCGGACCAAGGAAGTGTCTATACGTCATACGCCTTTCAAGAATTCGTTAAAAGGAATCACCTAACAAGCAGCATGTCTCGTAGAGGAAACTGTTGGGACAACGCAGTTATCGAATCGTTCCACTCTAATTTAAAGTCCGAGGAATTCCAGTACGTCAAATTTAATTCACTAAGAGACCATGAGGTCTCTGAACGCGTTACTAATTACTTAAATTACTATAACGAAGAACGAATCCAAGAAAAATTAGGCTACCTGACACCGAAAAAATACGGTGTACAGGCAGCCTAA
- a CDS encoding tetratricopeptide repeat protein, which yields MFDFESVQHLRKTGQYEAAKELVRQYVETAPNDPAVLYQMAWCHDSLGEEQAAVPYYEQALALGLAGEDRLQAYIGLGSTYRVIGQFKEASSVFRSALLEFPDAHALQAFLAMTEYNLGQVNQAVGRLLKSLAATSSDASIQTFNRALRYYADHLDEIDTE from the coding sequence ATGTTTGATTTCGAATCAGTGCAACACTTACGAAAGACAGGGCAGTATGAAGCAGCAAAGGAACTCGTCCGTCAGTATGTCGAAACAGCCCCTAACGATCCGGCGGTCCTCTATCAGATGGCCTGGTGTCATGATAGTCTTGGTGAGGAACAGGCTGCTGTCCCCTACTATGAACAAGCACTTGCGCTCGGTCTTGCTGGTGAGGACCGCTTGCAAGCTTATATCGGGCTCGGAAGTACATACCGCGTCATCGGTCAGTTCAAAGAAGCATCAAGCGTTTTCCGAAGCGCGTTGCTTGAATTTCCAGACGCTCACGCCTTACAAGCATTCCTCGCGATGACGGAGTACAACCTCGGTCAAGTCAATCAGGCTGTCGGTCGGTTACTCAAGAGTCTTGCTGCGACGTCGTCGGACGCCTCGATTCAGACATTTAACCGGGCACTTCGTTATTATGCCGATCATTTGGACGAGATCGACACGGAATAA
- a CDS encoding carboxypeptidase M32 → MSTTQQWRDHFDGLRAYEEAVALLYWDMRTYMPDQGAANRSASIGFLSTESFRRRTGKTYQQLLAAMEQETLTGIEAISFAKAKEAFDRDSKIPEAEYQTFITLISEAESVWEKAKDANDWSMFEPYLEKIVAMERQFVEYWGYDAHPYDALLHDYEPGMTVATLDPLFAELRQAIIGLLSQLEGKDFPTLDWSADRETQIALNQEWLRDIGYDFTSGRLDETVHPFQTTINRKDARITTKYDENDYRNSVFGTMHEAGHATYEQGIEPELDSLGLGEGASMGIHESQSLFFENFIGRNQGFLSARYHGLQQAIPSLADVPFERFYAAVNEVKPSLIRIEADELTYALHIIIRYELEKRLMTKELEVKDLPQEWNRLYKEYLGVDVPSDDKGVLQDVHWSGGSFGYFPSYALGLVYAAQLNEALRRDVENVDGLIAAGTLAPIKSWLKENIHRHGKSKTPAELIEAATGQSISVAPLVNYLTKKYTRVVEAL, encoded by the coding sequence ATGTCAACGACACAACAATGGCGCGACCATTTTGATGGTCTTCGCGCATACGAAGAAGCCGTCGCATTACTATACTGGGATATGCGGACATACATGCCGGATCAAGGTGCAGCGAACCGTTCCGCTTCGATCGGATTCCTCTCAACAGAGAGCTTCCGTCGCCGGACAGGAAAAACGTACCAACAATTACTGGCAGCGATGGAGCAAGAGACGCTGACGGGCATCGAAGCGATCTCGTTCGCGAAAGCAAAAGAAGCATTCGATCGCGACTCGAAGATTCCAGAAGCCGAGTATCAAACGTTCATCACGTTGATTTCGGAAGCCGAGAGTGTCTGGGAAAAGGCGAAGGACGCGAATGATTGGTCGATGTTTGAACCATATCTCGAGAAAATCGTCGCGATGGAACGCCAGTTTGTTGAGTATTGGGGTTATGACGCGCACCCGTATGACGCGCTCCTGCATGACTATGAGCCAGGGATGACGGTCGCAACACTCGATCCATTGTTTGCGGAACTTCGTCAAGCAATCATTGGTTTGCTCAGTCAACTCGAAGGAAAAGACTTCCCGACGCTTGATTGGTCAGCGGACCGCGAGACACAGATCGCCTTGAATCAAGAATGGCTCCGCGATATCGGTTATGACTTCACGTCCGGTCGATTGGATGAGACGGTTCACCCGTTCCAAACGACGATCAACCGGAAGGATGCGCGGATCACGACGAAATATGATGAGAACGACTACCGGAACTCCGTCTTCGGCACGATGCATGAAGCCGGACACGCGACGTATGAGCAAGGTATCGAACCGGAACTCGATTCACTTGGTCTCGGTGAAGGTGCTTCGATGGGGATCCACGAATCACAATCACTGTTCTTCGAGAATTTCATCGGACGTAATCAAGGCTTCTTATCAGCACGTTATCATGGTCTACAACAAGCAATCCCGTCGCTTGCTGACGTCCCATTCGAACGCTTCTACGCAGCGGTCAACGAAGTCAAGCCGTCCCTCATTCGGATCGAAGCCGATGAATTGACATATGCCCTTCATATCATCATTCGGTACGAACTTGAAAAACGCCTGATGACGAAAGAACTCGAAGTGAAGGATCTCCCGCAAGAATGGAACCGTCTCTATAAAGAGTATCTCGGCGTCGATGTCCCGAGTGACGATAAAGGGGTCTTACAAGACGTCCACTGGTCAGGTGGCTCGTTCGGTTACTTCCCAAGCTATGCGCTCGGTCTCGTCTACGCGGCACAATTGAACGAAGCGCTTCGTCGTGACGTCGAAAACGTCGATGGTCTGATTGCAGCTGGTACACTCGCACCGATCAAAAGCTGGCTGAAGGAAAACATTCACCGTCACGGGAAATCGAAGACACCGGCTGAACTGATCGAAGCAGCAACGGGTCAATCGATCTCGGTCGCACCCCTCGTCAACTACTTGACGAAGAAATACACGCGTGTCGTCGAGGCACTCTGA
- a CDS encoding aminoglycoside phosphotransferase family protein, whose product MLPDHPLLTDIDSVRRLAGRSHQAVWFVKTTTAHYIVKVVTDPLSRQFEREAALMVPEQKGISHALPLATGRTATTAYGIYPYLPGRTVRSVLLESPELAPRLGQETGRALRSIHDVIAPSGTAAWKERCQAKHDRYRAAVNGLLEPEWIERLDRFILLRLSLLAERPNQLQHDDVHLDNLLVENGHLCAFLDYGNHDYGDPWHDFVKCGLFQVETSPVFARHMIDGYFESKVPSNFWQIYSLYMAMVVFSSLVWAKRFDVDGLEAMQRRVQRIIRDHDGFQCETPLWYERQKS is encoded by the coding sequence ATGCTACCAGATCATCCATTACTGACCGATATCGATAGCGTTAGACGGCTTGCCGGACGCTCGCACCAAGCTGTCTGGTTCGTCAAGACAACAACAGCACACTACATCGTCAAGGTCGTGACGGACCCATTAAGTCGTCAGTTTGAACGAGAGGCGGCTTTAATGGTCCCAGAACAAAAGGGAATTTCTCACGCCTTACCGCTAGCGACCGGACGGACTGCGACGACCGCGTACGGCATTTATCCATACCTACCCGGACGAACCGTTCGGAGCGTGCTTCTCGAGTCACCAGAATTAGCTCCTCGACTCGGTCAGGAGACAGGGCGAGCGTTGAGAAGCATTCATGACGTGATAGCACCGAGCGGGACGGCGGCATGGAAAGAACGTTGTCAGGCGAAACATGACCGCTATCGCGCAGCAGTTAATGGGTTGCTTGAGCCAGAGTGGATCGAGCGACTCGATCGGTTCATCCTTTTAAGGCTTTCACTTTTAGCTGAGCGTCCGAATCAACTGCAACATGACGATGTCCATCTCGATAATCTTCTTGTTGAGAATGGACATCTCTGTGCCTTCCTAGATTACGGGAACCATGATTACGGCGATCCGTGGCATGACTTCGTCAAATGTGGATTGTTTCAAGTCGAGACGAGTCCCGTCTTTGCCCGTCACATGATCGATGGATACTTCGAGAGCAAAGTACCGTCTAACTTTTGGCAGATCTACAGCCTCTATATGGCGATGGTCGTCTTCTCGTCTCTCGTCTGGGCAAAACGGTTCGATGTAGACGGATTGGAGGCAATGCAACGACGTGTTCAGCGGATCATCCGAGACCACGATGGATTTCAGTGTGAAACACCGCTTTGGTATGAGAGGCAAAAATCATGA
- a CDS encoding Six-bladed beta-propeller, TolB-like protein: MEIVDARALPADHMDVLHVTPSSIYFRRRLDDARYHISRYDLEDQEQVDLTQQALTDHGPTRPFVRHGRVYCLNEHTQEQGGETEVLVIDLLSGKREQIASFYVEGDLTLYWVLNDNYLVFLQTTDTTSAFLYDVKDESRQTIRDPRLYGMTENYRELYFFLVTLEDKEYIVCNARLDEFSFYDALESGVISPEDPIDHSESLLIAPLSTLIEEIEQGVEHLSFATLLKLDGEGDTVQYLGEQEGHLIFSAYTDRLNEEIFYRIDTEASVEEVARIQWSDYEPLDFTYDDVESTIFIVNDRSEHHHEIINLRNGARFLDKEPFERVLRGRFYLHEAIGDNAEPMVTVYDAEHNERYRFEDAYYVTVSGELVILSVHQL, translated from the coding sequence ATGGAAATAGTGGATGCCCGTGCTTTACCTGCCGATCATATGGATGTCTTGCATGTCACACCGTCGTCGATCTATTTTCGACGTCGCCTCGATGACGCCCGTTACCACATCAGTCGGTATGATCTTGAAGATCAAGAACAAGTCGATCTGACGCAGCAGGCTTTGACGGATCACGGACCGACCCGACCGTTCGTGCGGCACGGAAGAGTCTATTGTTTGAATGAACATACGCAAGAGCAGGGCGGGGAGACGGAAGTGCTCGTTATCGATCTCTTGTCCGGTAAACGGGAGCAGATTGCGTCGTTTTACGTGGAAGGGGATTTGACGCTCTACTGGGTGCTCAATGACAACTATCTCGTATTCTTGCAGACGACGGATACGACGTCCGCGTTTTTGTATGACGTCAAGGACGAATCACGGCAGACGATTCGCGATCCACGGCTCTACGGGATGACGGAGAATTACCGGGAACTCTATTTCTTTCTCGTCACGCTCGAAGACAAGGAGTACATCGTCTGTAACGCTCGGCTCGATGAGTTCTCGTTCTATGACGCCCTTGAAAGTGGTGTCATCTCACCAGAAGATCCGATTGATCACTCCGAAAGTCTGTTGATCGCACCACTTTCGACCTTGATTGAGGAGATTGAACAAGGTGTCGAACATTTATCGTTTGCGACACTATTGAAATTAGATGGGGAAGGGGATACCGTCCAGTATCTCGGGGAACAAGAAGGGCATCTCATCTTCAGTGCCTATACCGATCGTCTGAACGAAGAAATCTTTTACCGGATTGATACGGAAGCGAGTGTCGAAGAGGTCGCCCGGATCCAGTGGAGTGACTACGAACCGCTCGATTTCACATACGATGATGTTGAGTCGACGATCTTCATCGTTAATGACCGATCCGAGCACCATCATGAAATAATCAACTTACGCAATGGTGCCCGATTCCTCGATAAAGAACCGTTCGAACGTGTCTTACGGGGACGCTTCTATCTACACGAAGCGATTGGAGACAACGCGGAACCGATGGTCACCGTCTATGATGCAGAACACAATGAACGCTATCGGTTCGAGGATGCCTATTATGTCACTGTGTCCGGGGAACTTGTCATCTTATCAGTCCATCAACTATAA
- a CDS encoding glycerophosphodiester phosphodiesterase → MLWFAHRGVSDRFPENTLEAIAAAIEDDVDGVEFDVHFSKDGVGVIIHDETVNRTTNGTGRVIDMTVAELQALDAGARFKGEAIKTKIPTLDEVLAILAPATLRLNIELKTDTIRYDGIEAYVLERCAAHGIATDRLLFSSFNHYSVALIRKLDPSVETAILYPYPIYHPEEQALRIGATGIHPDYRRVTEADVAFAHAQDVTVRVYTPKTIDDVRQMQTIGVDVVIVNDPKGMRDTLEG, encoded by the coding sequence ATGTTATGGTTTGCACACCGCGGTGTCAGTGACCGTTTTCCTGAGAACACGCTCGAAGCAATCGCCGCTGCGATCGAAGACGACGTCGATGGTGTCGAGTTCGATGTCCATTTCTCAAAGGATGGTGTTGGTGTCATCATTCATGACGAGACTGTCAACCGGACGACGAACGGGACAGGGCGTGTGATCGACATGACGGTCGCTGAACTGCAAGCACTCGATGCCGGAGCACGTTTCAAAGGAGAAGCGATCAAGACGAAGATTCCGACGCTTGACGAAGTACTCGCAATCCTCGCACCAGCGACACTGCGGCTCAACATCGAGCTGAAGACGGATACGATTCGCTATGATGGCATTGAAGCGTATGTCCTCGAGCGTTGCGCGGCGCACGGCATTGCGACGGATCGGTTGTTGTTCAGTTCGTTCAACCATTATTCGGTTGCTCTGATTCGCAAGCTTGACCCGAGCGTCGAGACGGCGATTCTGTATCCGTATCCGATCTATCATCCGGAAGAACAAGCCCTCCGGATCGGTGCGACAGGGATTCATCCCGATTACCGACGCGTGACGGAGGCGGATGTCGCGTTCGCTCACGCACAAGACGTCACGGTTCGGGTCTATACCCCGAAGACGATCGACGATGTCCGTCAGATGCAAACGATCGGTGTTGACGTCGTCATCGTCAATGATCCAAAAGGAATGCGCGACACACTCGAAGGATGA